ACGGCGGTGTCCGGCCGGGTACCACGACGGCGGAGGCTGAGCGGATCGCGAAGCTCGAGCAGGAGGTCCGCGAGCTGCGGCGGGCCAACCACATCTTGAAGACCTCGGCGGCTTTCTTCGCGGCGGAGCTCGACCGCCCCACCAGCAGGTAGTGGCCTACATCGACGCCCACCGCGGTGACGTGGTGGATGGTCGTGAGGTCGGGGTCGAGCCGATCTGCGCGGTGCTGAAGAGCGCCGGCGTGCAGATCGCCCCGAGTGGCTACTACGCGGCCAAGAATCGGCCGCCCTCGGCACGCGCAGTGCGTGATGCTGAGCTGGTCGAGGACATCAAGGTCGCCCACCGGGCGAACCTGGGGGTCTACGGCGCGAGGAAGATCCATGCCGAGCTGAACCGCGAAGGGGTGCCGGTCGCCCGGTGCACCGTGGAGCGGCTGATGCGAGCCGAGGGGCTACGTGGGATCCCGCGGGAGAAGACCCGCAAGACCACGGTCGGTGACGGTGCTGAGACCGAGCGGCCCGAGGACCTCGTGAAGCGGAAGTTCGTCGCCACCGGCCCGAACCAGCTGTGGGTGGCCGATCTGACCTACGTCCGCACACATGCCGGGTGGACCTACGTCGCGTTCGTCCTTGACGTCTTCAGCCGGATGATCGTCGGCTGGCAGGTCTCGACCAGCCTGCGCACCGATCTGGCGCTCGACGCCCTCGACATGGGCCTATGGACGCGTCAGCGTGCCGGCCAAGACGTCACCGGCCTGGTCCACCACTCGGACCGTGGAGTTCAGTATCGAGCGATTCGCTACACCGAGCGGCTAGCCGAGGCCGAGGCCGTCGCGTCCGTCGGATCGCGAGGCGATTCGTACGACAACGCCATGGCCGAGGCGCTCAACTCGCTGTTCAAGGCCGAGTGCATTCGCAACCCGGTCATGCGACCCAAGGGCGGCTGGAAGAGCGTCACCGACGTCGAGATTGCCGTCGCCGAGTACGTCGACTGGTTCAACCACAGGCGCCTTCATGGCGAGATCGGGCTCGTCCCACCGGCCGAGTTCGAGGCCAACCACTGGGCTCACCAGCGGGCCAGCATCACCACCCAGAACTACCCTGAGACACCCGTCCTGGCCGGGGCAGGTTCCAAGTAATCGAGCCTCCACGAAACCCGGGGCGATTCACTGTCTACTCGCCGCATCTGAGTGGCACTGGCGGCCCTAGAGCGGCGACACCACGCCGTTGGATGGCCAAGCCCTGGCGGCTGCCCCGCGCGGGTCGAGCGGGTCTGCTGCAACGATCCGGTGACAGGCTGCCTTGGGCGGCTGACCGCGCCGATGGGCGTCGCGTGCGCGAGTTGCACTGCACGCTCCCTATTACATGTTGGCGGGCGACCACTGTGGGGGCGCTTTGAGCGGGGAAGTGCACCCTTCCGATATTGGCATCGGCGGGCGACGTGGTTGACCGCCAGCACCTGGCCAGCGTCAGGATGTCAGGACGGTGCAGCCGACCCGTATGCGCGCTGACTCAGGGGTGCTCTGCCGCGACAGCGCCCGCATGCGCGGCAAAGAACGTGTCCTCGCACAGACAGTGCGGTGTGCGTTCCCGGGGACGACCGAATACCTGGGGGAAGCCCCGCAGGACGTCGTAACGATGCTCGATGTGGCTGTCGCGTCGAGCGGTGAGTGACGGCGACCGAGACCAGTAGAGCTCGGCAGCCAGCAGGATGCCGGCCAGCGCGGACTGGTGGGCAAGCGGCACGAGTGCCTCTCCAGGCAGGTCACCGACCGGGAGCAGCCCGCCCGCGCAGATGCCATCGCGATACAACAGGCCAACCGTCTTGTCCGCCCACTCGTTGCGCTGCGTCTGTTCGACCACACCGTCGTCGAGCAGGTCCTCGATCAGCG
This genomic interval from Nocardioides palaemonis contains the following:
- a CDS encoding IS3 family transposase (programmed frameshift) yields the protein MAAPRKYPDELRERATRMAVELRQNPATKNGAIQRVAEQLGMHPETLRNWVRQAEIDGGVRPGTTTAEAERIAKLEQEVRELRRANHILKTSAGFLRGGARPPHQQVVAYIDAHRGDVVDGREVGVEPICAVLKSAGVQIAPSGYYAAKNRPPSARAVRDAELVEDIKVAHRANLGVYGARKIHAELNREGVPVARCTVERLMRAEGLRGIPREKTRKTTVGDGAETERPEDLVKRKFVATGPNQLWVADLTYVRTHAGWTYVAFVLDVFSRMIVGWQVSTSLRTDLALDALDMGLWTRQRAGQDVTGLVHHSDRGVQYRAIRYTERLAEAEAVASVGSRGDSYDNAMAEALNSLFKAECIRNPVMRPKGGWKSVTDVEIAVAEYVDWFNHRRLHGEIGLVPPAEFEANHWAHQRASITTQNYPETPVLAGAGSK